In Proteus vulgaris, one DNA window encodes the following:
- the caiC gene encoding crotonobetaine/carnitine-CoA ligase: MDVIGKQNLRQMWDDLAEVYGTKTALIFEAAQGQVRQFSYSELNEEINRTANLFHAGGIKKGDHVALHLDNCPEFFFCWFGLAKIGAVMVPINARFMHEESAWIINHCQAHYVVTRDNFYPIYQPMLQDEQNPLTQLFLITENSLPTEKGIIDFLKEKAKHPVTLNHHTPLSVDDTAEILFTSGTTSQPKGVVITHYNLRFAGYYSSWQNALREDDVYLTVMPAFHIDCQCTASLAAFSVGATFVLLEKYSARAFWKQILKYQATVTECIPMMMRTLMAQPISSEEKQHKLREVMFYLNLADEEKDAFIERFNVRLLTSYGMTETIVGLIGDRPGDKRRWPSIGRPGFCYQAQIRDKQNHEVPDGVVGEICVKGEPGKTIFKEYYNRPDATAKALEPEGWLHTGDYGYRDDEGFFYFVDRSCNMIKRGGENVSCVEIENIISSHPKIQDVAVIGVPDNIRDEAIKAFVVLVENETLSEEEFFHFCEQNMAKFKVPSAVEFREGLPRNCSGKVIKKHLK, from the coding sequence ATGGATGTGATTGGCAAACAAAACTTACGTCAAATGTGGGATGATTTGGCTGAGGTTTATGGCACAAAAACAGCGCTAATTTTTGAAGCCGCACAAGGACAAGTGAGACAATTTAGCTACAGTGAATTAAATGAAGAGATAAACAGAACCGCAAATCTTTTCCATGCTGGTGGCATAAAAAAAGGCGACCACGTTGCCTTACATCTTGATAACTGCCCTGAGTTTTTCTTTTGCTGGTTTGGGCTGGCAAAAATAGGTGCTGTCATGGTGCCGATTAATGCGCGCTTTATGCATGAAGAGAGCGCATGGATAATCAATCACTGCCAAGCCCATTACGTAGTAACACGTGATAATTTCTATCCTATTTACCAACCTATGTTACAGGATGAACAAAATCCTTTAACTCAGTTGTTTTTAATAACAGAAAACAGTCTTCCTACTGAGAAAGGGATTATTGATTTTCTAAAAGAGAAAGCCAAGCATCCTGTTACACTTAATCATCACACTCCATTAAGTGTAGATGATACCGCTGAGATCCTTTTTACCTCAGGTACAACTTCTCAACCCAAAGGCGTTGTTATCACACATTATAACTTACGCTTTGCCGGTTATTACTCATCATGGCAAAACGCATTACGTGAAGACGATGTTTATCTCACTGTTATGCCTGCCTTTCATATTGATTGCCAATGCACCGCATCTCTCGCAGCATTTTCTGTAGGTGCGACATTTGTCCTACTCGAAAAATACAGTGCTAGAGCCTTTTGGAAACAAATTCTTAAGTATCAAGCGACGGTGACGGAATGCATTCCCATGATGATGAGAACGTTAATGGCACAACCGATTTCATCCGAAGAAAAGCAACACAAATTACGTGAAGTGATGTTCTACCTCAATCTCGCAGACGAAGAAAAAGACGCCTTTATTGAGCGCTTTAACGTGCGATTACTCACCTCTTATGGCATGACAGAAACTATAGTTGGTTTAATTGGTGACAGACCCGGTGATAAACGCCGCTGGCCATCAATTGGCAGACCGGGTTTTTGTTATCAAGCTCAAATCAGAGACAAACAAAACCACGAAGTCCCTGATGGCGTTGTGGGTGAAATCTGCGTAAAAGGCGAACCCGGTAAAACCATTTTCAAAGAGTATTACAATCGACCTGATGCCACAGCAAAAGCCTTAGAGCCAGAAGGTTGGTTACATACAGGAGATTATGGTTATCGGGATGATGAAGGCTTTTTCTATTTCGTTGATCGCAGTTGCAATATGATCAAACGTGGTGGTGAAAATGTCTCTTGCGTTGAGATTGAAAATATCATTTCTTCACATCCTAAAATTCAAGATGTCGCCGTAATTGGAGTGCCTGACAATATTCGTGATGAAGCAATCAAAGCCTTTGTAGTACTGGTTGAAAATGAAACCTTGAGTGAAGAAGAATTCTTCCATTTCTGTGAGCAAAATATGGCGAAGTTTAAAGTCCCTTCTGCCGTTGAATTTAGGGAAGGCTTACCACGTAATTGCTCCGGAAAAGTGATTAAAAAGCATTTGAAATAA
- the caiD gene encoding crotonobetainyl-CoA hydratase: MSQSLHLTTRGSVLEIVLDRPKANAIDAKTSHEMGEVFLRFRDDPSLRVAIITGAGERFFSAGWDLKAAAEGEAPDADFGAGGFAGLTELFNLDKPVIAAVNGYAFGGGFELALAADMMVCSDNASFALPEAQLGIVPDSGGVLRLPKRLPPAIVNEMLMTGRRMNADEALRWGITNRVVSSAQLMDSARELADQIANSAPLAVAALKEIYRATSELSIEEGYKLMRSGVLKHYPSVLHSEDATEGPLAFAEKRAPEWKGR, encoded by the coding sequence ATGAGCCAATCATTACACTTAACAACACGTGGTTCAGTACTTGAAATTGTATTAGATAGACCAAAAGCCAATGCTATTGATGCGAAAACCAGTCATGAAATGGGAGAAGTTTTCCTTCGTTTTCGTGATGATCCTAGCTTACGTGTCGCGATTATTACTGGTGCAGGCGAACGCTTTTTCTCGGCAGGATGGGATTTAAAAGCAGCGGCTGAAGGTGAAGCTCCTGACGCTGATTTCGGTGCGGGCGGTTTTGCTGGTTTAACCGAGCTTTTCAATCTAGATAAACCTGTCATTGCAGCGGTTAACGGCTATGCTTTTGGTGGTGGATTTGAATTAGCACTCGCTGCTGACATGATGGTGTGCTCAGACAACGCTTCTTTTGCATTACCTGAAGCACAGCTGGGGATCGTGCCTGACAGCGGTGGTGTACTGCGTTTACCTAAGCGTTTACCACCTGCGATTGTCAATGAAATGCTGATGACAGGCCGTCGCATGAATGCGGATGAAGCATTACGTTGGGGCATTACAAACCGTGTTGTGAGCTCTGCACAATTAATGGATAGTGCTCGTGAACTCGCAGACCAAATCGCTAATAGCGCCCCACTGGCCGTTGCAGCATTAAAAGAGATCTATCGTGCTACCAGTGAGCTTTCTATTGAAGAAGGCTACAAATTAATGCGCAGTGGTGTATTAAAACATTACCCAAGTGTTCTCCATTCAGAAGATGCCACAGAAGGGCCACTTGCCTTTGCTGAAAAACGTGCCCCTGAATGGAAAGGACGGTAA
- the caiE gene encoding carnitine operon protein CaiE: MSIYAFEGLVPVVHPTAYIHPSAVLIGDVIIGAGVYIGPLASLRGDYGRLIVEAGANLQDGCIMHGYTDMDTIVRENGHIGHGAILHSCIIGRDSLVGMNSVIMDGAVIGEESIVAAMSFVKAGFQGQPRQMLIGSPAKHFRDITEQDMEWKRMNTREYQDLAVRCRQSLVETTPLTAPEPNRPRLRGTTEVKPKGQ; the protein is encoded by the coding sequence ATGAGTATCTATGCGTTTGAAGGTCTTGTTCCTGTGGTACACCCAACCGCCTATATTCACCCATCGGCAGTATTAATTGGTGATGTAATTATAGGCGCAGGAGTTTATATCGGCCCTTTAGCCTCATTAAGAGGTGATTATGGACGCTTAATTGTCGAAGCAGGTGCGAACCTTCAAGACGGTTGTATCATGCACGGTTATACCGATATGGATACCATTGTTAGAGAAAATGGGCATATTGGACACGGTGCCATTCTTCATAGTTGTATTATCGGGCGTGATAGCTTAGTCGGCATGAACAGCGTGATTATGGACGGCGCAGTGATTGGTGAAGAAAGCATTGTAGCCGCAATGAGTTTTGTAAAAGCGGGTTTTCAAGGGCAACCTCGCCAAATGTTAATTGGCAGTCCTGCCAAACATTTCCGTGATATTACTGAACAAGATATGGAATGGAAACGGATGAACACTCGAGAATATCAAGACTTAGCGGTACGCTGTCGTCAAAGCTTAGTCGAAACTACGCCTTTAACAGCACCTGAACCTAATCGCCCACGTTTACGAGGCACAACAGAAGTGAAACCGAAAGGTCAGTAG
- the caiF gene encoding carnitine metabolism transcriptional regulator CaiF, with product MCEEYMNKPLYLSIADWVQAQERWVSAKEIATKFDIPQCNAINIVSYILSDVKEIECETKSVPNQLEGRGCQCQRMIKVSHIDPQLYSRLKGHVQGKSSQSSPEKLAAMIPHGLNHEQKWQWMLSKSQRR from the coding sequence ATGTGCGAAGAATACATGAATAAGCCACTTTATCTATCAATTGCTGACTGGGTTCAAGCGCAAGAGCGTTGGGTAAGTGCGAAAGAAATTGCAACAAAATTCGATATTCCTCAATGCAATGCGATTAATATCGTTTCTTATATTCTTTCTGATGTAAAAGAAATCGAATGTGAAACGAAAAGTGTCCCTAATCAGTTAGAAGGTAGAGGATGTCAGTGCCAACGAATGATCAAAGTGAGTCATATCGATCCTCAACTTTATTCACGCTTAAAGGGCCATGTTCAGGGTAAAAGTAGTCAAAGTTCTCCTGAGAAATTAGCAGCGATGATCCCTCATGGATTAAACCATGAACAAAAATGGCAATGGATGTTATCAAAATCACAACGACGCTAA
- the fsa gene encoding fructose-6-phosphate aldolase: MEIYLDTADIEEVRKLSQVLPIAGVTTNPSIIAKSAQDIETLLPELKAAMGGKGRVFAQVIASDVDTMIEEALRIGNIADNTVIKIPVTEAGLVAIKQLKQKNMLVLGTAIYSVSQGLMAALAGADYIAPYVHRMDRQGSDGVRVVKELQTLITMHNLPTKILAASFKTPRQVVDCLLAGASSVTLPIELAYSIIRSPVVDDAVNRFADDWQTAFERRFL; encoded by the coding sequence ATGGAAATCTATTTAGATACAGCGGATATCGAAGAAGTCAGAAAACTCTCTCAAGTTCTTCCTATTGCAGGTGTCACTACCAATCCGTCTATTATTGCTAAATCGGCACAAGATATTGAAACACTGTTACCTGAATTAAAAGCAGCCATGGGAGGCAAAGGCCGAGTATTTGCTCAGGTCATTGCCAGTGATGTCGATACCATGATTGAAGAAGCATTACGTATTGGCAATATTGCAGATAATACCGTGATTAAAATCCCAGTTACTGAAGCGGGACTTGTCGCCATTAAACAATTAAAACAAAAAAATATGCTGGTATTAGGTACCGCGATTTACAGTGTCTCACAAGGATTAATGGCAGCCTTAGCTGGGGCAGATTATATTGCGCCTTATGTTCACCGAATGGATAGACAAGGATCTGATGGGGTAAGAGTGGTAAAAGAGTTACAAACATTGATTACCATGCATAATTTACCCACAAAAATCCTCGCTGCGAGCTTTAAAACACCCCGTCAGGTTGTTGATTGTTTATTAGCTGGCGCTTCTTCGGTGACATTACCGATTGAACTTGCTTATTCTATTATTCGTTCACCAGTTGTCGATGATGCAGTAAATAGGTTTGCAGATGATTGGCAAACCGCATTTGAACGTCGTTTTTTATAA
- a CDS encoding lytic polysaccharide monooxygenase has product MKKNKLMVFTATLLLSSAGFVSTASADVTLKHGYIDVPPSRAFLCSSKGGNLNKNCGPIQYEPQSIEGLKGFPEGGPADGQIASGGKEAFSALNAQSADRWHKVAMKSGENTFKWTLTAKHSTESWRFFITKPEWDVNKPLTRADFDLIPFCQQDDNGKIPKETVEINCNIPERSGYQIILGVWDIADTGNAFYQVIDAEFKK; this is encoded by the coding sequence ATGAAGAAAAATAAACTTATGGTATTTACTGCAACGTTATTATTATCATCAGCGGGTTTTGTTTCAACAGCGTCAGCCGATGTAACATTAAAGCATGGATATATTGATGTTCCCCCCAGTAGAGCTTTCCTTTGTTCATCAAAAGGGGGCAATTTAAATAAAAACTGTGGTCCAATACAGTATGAGCCTCAATCTATTGAAGGACTTAAAGGTTTCCCTGAAGGTGGTCCAGCAGATGGTCAAATCGCCAGTGGAGGCAAAGAGGCTTTTTCTGCGTTAAATGCACAAAGTGCTGATCGTTGGCATAAAGTAGCAATGAAAAGTGGAGAAAATACCTTTAAATGGACATTAACTGCAAAGCACAGTACAGAATCATGGCGATTCTTTATTACTAAACCAGAGTGGGATGTTAATAAACCACTGACTCGTGCTGATTTTGATTTAATACCATTCTGCCAACAAGATGATAATGGTAAAATACCAAAGGAAACCGTAGAGATAAATTGTAATATACCAGAGCGTTCTGGTTATCAGATTATTTTAGGTGTTTGGGATATTGCTGATACAGGTAATGCTTTTTATCAAGTTATTGATGCTGAGTTTAAAAAATAA
- a CDS encoding cytotoxic necrotizing factor Rho-activating domain-containing protein, with translation MTIKQLNTRTPTVVVHDNRGSTIREISYCRHPDTINKTDERITRHHYHARGYLEHSIDARLYEAQQSDSTVQSNIQQTVSLGGALSLSQGVDNGNSFNLNDIEGAILQQINAKGTVTIYEYTDPRFERNLDNIKEGKLGENRTRVVQKFKWAQAWDEFITKNQVGKCIEHFDIAGKKTADSFSLLGGVLSETQQLYFGREIDLSSNNDVFKIENSEKYTTQYTYDATGTVLTETDCKGHQRRMIYDIAGFVKQSWLTLKGQSEQIILRSLTYSAAGQKLREEQGNGLVTTYEYEPETQRLLHIKTARLQGHALGAKIMQDLRYEYDPVGNIICLKNDAEATRYWRNQKVVPENRYVYDSLYQLVSATGRESANQQTPAAMQSQLITTLVKDTQSYTNYTRLYAYDRGGNLTQIRHNSSIAQQSFTQDIVVSNKTNRALLKSQCEDPKKVDSYFDESGNLIKLLNGDAIIWDERNHLKATNQVIESGFLYEGETYQYNNTGQRVTKIRGRKAAYGHLEKVTTHYLPNIEIWEVNEDPVAEKYIVAQVNAGTRAGVRALCWEIGSPKGIENNSLRYNYDDGMGNSGLETDGQGQLVSYEEYYPYGGTAIWSSENAVEADYKTIRYSGKEKDSTGMYYYGYRYYQPWIGRWLSADPAGTIDGLNLYRMVRNNPVTLHDPDGRMPNSSFSLLFASDDMKLQKGSITPLRNRGLFVGSNKESSEATLPFAISRFDSVEHNPVLREYSPELLKRGGDLYQSVHIFRGSQVTSQKPGVGTVGTYWGRKTLFDDLTAIYVTNGRSGSVGISIQLDDIQEKKPIVITSGALSGCTMQYAVDKEKFYAVHTGQKPGDDSWKTGIQGVSTTQHSFRALSGKNLSVSGNHNNDLIGTLSEFERSVITYLGKQGTRIDQVQENVAVFDYNNQHKVSRFEPRAGYSYALLARDTGKVNVKVLSEDVTINKNTSKITVLDSMKVRLH, from the coding sequence ATGACAATCAAACAATTAAACACAAGAACCCCAACCGTGGTGGTTCATGATAATCGCGGATCAACCATTCGTGAAATTAGTTATTGTCGTCATCCTGACACAATAAATAAAACGGATGAGCGTATTACTCGTCACCATTATCATGCTCGCGGTTATTTAGAACACAGTATTGATGCAAGATTGTATGAAGCCCAGCAATCCGATTCAACTGTTCAATCTAATATTCAGCAAACAGTTAGTTTAGGGGGAGCGTTATCACTTTCACAAGGTGTTGATAATGGGAATAGCTTTAATCTCAATGATATTGAGGGTGCGATTTTACAACAGATTAATGCCAAAGGAACCGTCACAATCTATGAATATACCGATCCACGTTTTGAGCGAAATTTAGATAACATTAAAGAAGGAAAGCTAGGCGAAAATCGCACTAGAGTGGTGCAGAAATTTAAGTGGGCTCAAGCTTGGGATGAGTTTATTACTAAAAATCAGGTAGGAAAATGCATTGAACACTTTGATATCGCAGGAAAGAAAACAGCCGATAGTTTTTCATTATTAGGTGGTGTGTTATCTGAAACGCAACAATTATATTTTGGAAGAGAGATTGATTTGAGTTCAAATAATGACGTTTTTAAAATAGAAAATTCAGAAAAATACACCACACAATATACCTATGATGCCACGGGAACAGTATTAACTGAAACGGATTGCAAAGGGCACCAACGTCGCATGATTTATGATATTGCGGGTTTTGTTAAGCAGTCTTGGCTTACGCTAAAAGGACAATCAGAACAAATTATTTTACGTTCATTAACTTATTCAGCCGCAGGACAAAAATTACGTGAAGAGCAGGGTAATGGTTTGGTGACGACTTATGAGTATGAGCCTGAAACCCAGCGTTTATTGCATATTAAAACAGCACGTCTTCAAGGTCATGCATTAGGGGCGAAGATCATGCAAGATCTGCGTTATGAGTACGATCCTGTTGGTAATATTATTTGTTTGAAAAATGATGCTGAAGCGACTCGCTACTGGCGTAATCAGAAAGTGGTGCCTGAAAATCGTTATGTATATGACTCACTCTATCAATTAGTGAGTGCGACAGGACGAGAATCAGCAAATCAGCAAACACCCGCGGCGATGCAATCTCAGCTCATTACCACATTAGTCAAAGATACACAAAGCTATACCAATTATACGCGGTTATACGCTTATGATCGCGGTGGTAATTTAACGCAGATCCGACATAACTCTTCAATTGCACAACAAAGCTTTACTCAAGATATCGTTGTTTCAAATAAAACCAATCGAGCCTTATTAAAATCACAATGTGAAGATCCTAAAAAGGTGGATAGCTATTTTGATGAGAGTGGTAATTTAATCAAGCTTCTCAATGGTGATGCCATTATTTGGGATGAACGTAATCATCTGAAAGCCACAAATCAGGTAATAGAGAGTGGTTTTTTATATGAAGGTGAAACTTACCAATACAATAATACAGGGCAACGTGTTACGAAAATACGGGGGCGTAAAGCAGCTTATGGCCATTTAGAAAAAGTTACGACGCATTATCTACCGAATATTGAAATATGGGAAGTGAATGAAGATCCGGTGGCAGAAAAATATATTGTAGCGCAAGTAAACGCAGGAACAAGAGCTGGTGTGAGAGCATTGTGTTGGGAAATCGGTTCGCCTAAAGGGATTGAAAATAATTCACTGCGTTATAACTATGATGACGGTATGGGTAATAGCGGATTAGAAACCGATGGTCAAGGACAATTAGTCAGTTATGAAGAGTATTACCCTTATGGCGGGACTGCGATTTGGTCGAGTGAAAATGCGGTAGAAGCCGATTACAAAACTATTCGTTATTCGGGTAAAGAAAAAGATTCAACAGGAATGTATTACTACGGTTACCGTTATTATCAGCCGTGGATTGGTCGTTGGTTAAGTGCCGATCCCGCAGGTACGATTGATGGGCTAAATTTATATCGTATGGTGCGTAATAACCCCGTGACGTTACATGATCCTGATGGGCGAATGCCTAATAGCAGTTTCTCTCTTCTTTTCGCATCAGATGATATGAAGCTACAAAAGGGATCTATTACTCCGTTACGAAATCGTGGATTATTTGTGGGGAGTAATAAAGAAAGTTCTGAGGCGACATTGCCATTCGCTATCAGTCGATTTGATTCAGTTGAGCATAATCCTGTGTTAAGAGAGTATAGTCCGGAATTATTGAAACGAGGCGGTGATTTATACCAATCAGTTCATATCTTCCGAGGTTCTCAGGTTACGTCCCAAAAGCCTGGTGTTGGAACAGTAGGAACTTATTGGGGGCGCAAAACACTTTTTGATGATCTAACCGCTATTTATGTTACGAATGGTAGATCAGGCAGTGTGGGCATAAGCATCCAGTTGGATGATATTCAGGAGAAGAAACCTATTGTCATTACGTCAGGAGCTTTAAGTGGCTGTACGATGCAATACGCTGTAGATAAAGAAAAATTTTATGCAGTTCATACCGGACAAAAACCCGGCGACGATAGCTGGAAAACGGGTATTCAAGGAGTGAGCACAACACAACACAGCTTTAGAGCCCTGTCGGGTAAGAATTTATCGGTATCAGGAAATCATAATAATGACTTGATTGGTACATTAAGTGAGTTTGAACGTTCGGTAATAACTTATCTTGGGAAACAAGGCACGAGGATAGATCAAGTTCAAGAAAATGTCGCTGTATTTGATTATAACAATCAACATAAAGTATCTCGTTTTGAACCCAGAGCTGGCTATAGCTACGCTTTATTGGCTCGGGATACAGGAAAAGTCAATGTAAAAGTATTATCGGAAGATGTAACTATCAACAAGAATACCAGCAAAATTACTGTTCTTGACTCAATGAAAGTTCGTTTACACTAA
- the lysC gene encoding Rz1-like lysis system protein LysC produces the protein MLLSSCSKTPPIIVKAPDKFVPAHLLHPCSAPFFNVQVWGDYPDYVARLMLILEKCNTDKKAVADILALKDQRNSHELDRKKKIN, from the coding sequence ATGCTGTTATCCAGTTGCAGCAAAACTCCCCCAATCATCGTTAAAGCGCCAGATAAATTTGTTCCTGCGCATTTGTTACACCCGTGCTCTGCACCATTTTTTAATGTGCAAGTGTGGGGGGATTATCCTGATTATGTGGCACGTTTAATGTTGATATTGGAGAAATGCAACACCGATAAAAAAGCGGTTGCTGACATATTAGCCTTAAAGGATCAGCGTAATAGCCATGAATTAGATCGTAAAAAGAAAATCAATTAA
- a CDS encoding DUF2570 domain-containing protein, which yields MNISTFLRLGVKGGVAIIIVITLLVIRYQYNQINRLSEQNSQLEYQQRTLQSQLVQWHEQTEKVSETLIHQQKEQQALEEENHVIRQELRQILVQTPCANEPVPDAVIQLQQNSPNHR from the coding sequence ATGAACATAAGTACTTTTTTACGCTTGGGTGTTAAAGGTGGCGTGGCAATAATTATTGTTATCACATTACTGGTTATTCGTTATCAATATAACCAAATAAATCGACTTTCTGAACAAAATAGTCAGCTTGAATATCAACAACGCACATTGCAATCACAATTAGTGCAATGGCATGAACAAACGGAAAAAGTCTCTGAAACACTTATACATCAACAAAAGGAGCAACAAGCTTTAGAGGAAGAAAATCATGTTATACGCCAAGAGTTACGGCAGATTTTGGTTCAAACGCCTTGCGCTAATGAGCCTGTGCCTGATGCTGTTATCCAGTTGCAGCAAAACTCCCCCAATCATCGTTAA
- a CDS encoding M15 family metallopeptidase, with translation MSIYTLSQRSQKNLEGVDQDLVRVVNLALTFSEYDFVIIEGVRSLARQKELMKEGKSKTLNSRHLTGHAVDIVPLVNDAIPWQNWSAFESVSKAMKKAAYQLNVRINWGGDWVSFRDGPHYELCREANP, from the coding sequence ATGAGCATATATACATTGAGTCAACGTAGCCAAAAAAATCTAGAAGGAGTGGATCAGGATTTAGTCCGAGTGGTTAATTTGGCGCTGACATTTAGTGAATATGATTTCGTTATTATTGAAGGGGTACGTTCATTAGCTCGACAAAAAGAGCTAATGAAGGAGGGTAAAAGTAAAACACTTAATAGCCGTCATTTAACAGGGCATGCCGTTGATATTGTGCCCTTAGTGAATGATGCGATCCCTTGGCAAAATTGGTCAGCATTTGAGTCGGTATCAAAAGCGATGAAAAAAGCTGCTTATCAATTGAATGTTCGAATTAATTGGGGAGGAGATTGGGTTTCATTTCGTGATGGTCCCCATTACGAGCTTTGTAGAGAGGCAAATCCATGA
- a CDS encoding phage holin family protein — MLVAIPSESDALAWMIIGGFSAWGGVVRYLMEIRQKKIKWSWCGITSQVVISVFTGLLGGLLSFESGASRYMSYMIAGLFGSMGSTTLIWLWNRIFGVNNLKEPK; from the coding sequence ATGCTAGTGGCGATCCCATCAGAAAGCGATGCGCTGGCTTGGATGATTATCGGTGGATTTTCAGCCTGGGGAGGTGTCGTGAGGTATTTAATGGAAATTAGGCAGAAAAAAATTAAGTGGTCTTGGTGTGGTATCACCAGCCAAGTCGTGATCTCTGTTTTTACAGGATTATTAGGAGGGTTATTAAGTTTTGAAAGTGGGGCAAGTCGTTATATGTCTTACATGATTGCAGGACTTTTTGGCTCAATGGGTAGCACAACTTTAATTTGGTTGTGGAACCGTATTTTTGGTGTGAATAACCTTAAGGAGCCTAAATGA